One genomic segment of Nitrospira sp. includes these proteins:
- a CDS encoding DUF433 domain-containing protein — MNYEEYIVRDATICGGEPVVKGTRVTVRTILASLAEGASTQELLDDFPTLTERAVRAVIAFAATSAEEDLPLPSVPHIA, encoded by the coding sequence ATGAACTATGAAGAGTACATCGTGCGTGATGCGACGATCTGTGGCGGAGAGCCTGTGGTCAAGGGAACACGAGTGACAGTGCGCACGATTCTCGCGAGCTTGGCCGAGGGCGCAAGCACCCAAGAACTCCTTGATGATTTTCCAACCCTGACGGAGCGTGCGGTGCGCGCCGTGATTGCCTTCGCCGCCACTTCTGCCGAAGAGGATCTGCCTCTTCCCAGCGTCCCGCATATCGCGTGA
- the traN gene encoding conjugal transfer protein TraN encodes MPSPLPIVGWSSPHSVFVHLQSLGGRNYQALIGRGHGSVWSWYTLYTFTAPDPGLAPDEIVVQSGVSVNITVQGDGGPGCGTWRGDVPVGALWEVLACSASGDQSGWARLNSGFGFYDIRKDVIDDGCGGLRASGWLLQTSVCNDNVPRQVTTDTGKVLTLPPPTIFPLNNCWDRDEQWGYQGTAPDTCAPLLSQGCSQIASVCTVPLPGGCDTYQNTFSCPSDSVCASYTTVQQCTDCGTPGSPVPFCVDKTTPPNTNLALAATWLQIAKDIEDDWDPANLRIFTGQRRTCDYDTAGQIIVNCCDTDPSKLFGTCSQEEIDLAYDRQNRKAHFVGTHCVTQVFGMCIRKEEVYCSFRTELARLIHDQGRPQIGKSWGTADTPDCTGFTVPEFTSLNFAAMDFSEWYRNVSASIDPVAITNQMTTKICAYTGTCP; translated from the coding sequence ATGCCATCGCCACTTCCGATTGTTGGGTGGTCGTCTCCGCATAGTGTGTTTGTTCATCTTCAAAGTTTAGGTGGTAGAAATTACCAGGCCTTAATTGGACGTGGTCATGGCTCCGTATGGAGCTGGTACACGCTCTATACCTTTACCGCTCCTGATCCTGGTCTTGCTCCGGACGAGATCGTCGTACAGAGCGGTGTGTCTGTGAATATCACTGTCCAGGGAGACGGAGGGCCTGGGTGCGGGACGTGGAGAGGCGATGTGCCCGTGGGGGCTTTATGGGAAGTGCTGGCGTGTTCTGCGAGTGGTGACCAATCTGGTTGGGCGAGATTGAACAGCGGTTTCGGATTTTATGATATTCGAAAAGATGTCATTGATGATGGGTGTGGAGGGCTTCGCGCGAGCGGATGGTTACTCCAGACATCCGTCTGTAATGATAACGTGCCGCGTCAGGTGACCACGGATACCGGCAAAGTGCTCACGCTTCCCCCACCAACGATATTCCCTTTGAATAATTGTTGGGATCGGGATGAGCAGTGGGGTTATCAAGGCACTGCTCCTGATACCTGTGCTCCGCTGTTGAGCCAGGGATGTAGTCAGATTGCTTCTGTGTGTACCGTTCCCCTTCCTGGCGGCTGTGATACCTATCAGAACACCTTCTCCTGTCCATCTGATTCAGTCTGTGCTTCCTATACGACCGTGCAACAGTGTACCGATTGTGGAACTCCCGGGAGTCCTGTTCCGTTCTGTGTTGACAAGACTACTCCTCCCAATACCAATCTGGCTTTAGCCGCGACCTGGCTACAAATCGCGAAGGATATTGAGGATGATTGGGATCCTGCGAATCTCAGGATTTTTACAGGTCAACGCCGCACGTGTGATTATGACACAGCGGGGCAAATCATTGTGAATTGTTGTGATACGGATCCGTCTAAATTATTTGGAACCTGTTCGCAAGAGGAAATTGATCTGGCCTACGATCGCCAGAATCGGAAGGCCCACTTTGTCGGGACGCATTGTGTGACGCAAGTGTTTGGCATGTGTATTCGCAAGGAGGAAGTCTATTGTTCGTTCCGGACCGAGCTGGCTCGGTTAATTCACGATCAGGGACGTCCTCAGATCGGCAAGTCGTGGGGGACCGCTGACACGCCGGATTGCACCGGGTTCACAGTCCCGGAATTCACCAGCCTGAATTTTGCCGCGATGGATTTTAGTGAATGGTATCGCAATGTGAGTGCCAGCATTGATCCAGTGGCGATTACGAATCAGATGACTACGAAGATCTGTGCTTATACGGGCACTTGTCCTTGA
- a CDS encoding ParM/StbA family protein, with amino-acid sequence MKKSSVHSRTKSAQRVTNSSPRRLPIFSLDVGYGYTKIMDSSGAQHIFPSLVAPGDIGSIDLGIASAACPAVFLDGVEYIVGENAATREFRFVEQYDSWWTSVRFRAIIQYASKFIAPKAHVMTGLPLHIYSAVKAHQQIRDVLRRGLHAEEITILPQGVGAYCAAAAQDPQLNEGRVGLIDIGTRTTELVCFSDGQFLAKSSAGLIIGVGEVFAQVANRLAQQHNRPVDAYEVDWAFRGIRPLRIKGEVIPANIIANLIQPCIKPLTERLFNEITHLWGNGAPNVDRLVFCGGGVPLVEPYLGAYRPSYQVLKDSQFANAMGYLQYARWQEARHGYHEAASPERTEASANDSRVGETEGAPIVGTPA; translated from the coding sequence ATGAAAAAATCATCCGTGCACTCACGTACCAAATCCGCACAACGGGTCACGAACAGCAGTCCGCGGAGGCTACCCATCTTCAGCCTCGATGTGGGGTATGGGTACACCAAGATCATGGATTCCTCAGGGGCCCAGCATATCTTCCCGTCTCTCGTGGCTCCTGGGGATATTGGGTCCATTGATTTAGGCATCGCGTCAGCAGCCTGCCCCGCAGTGTTTCTGGACGGGGTTGAGTACATCGTCGGAGAAAACGCAGCCACACGGGAATTCCGATTCGTCGAACAATATGACAGCTGGTGGACATCGGTCAGATTCCGGGCAATCATCCAATACGCCTCGAAGTTTATCGCCCCCAAAGCCCATGTCATGACCGGGCTGCCGCTGCATATCTACAGCGCCGTCAAAGCCCACCAGCAGATTCGGGACGTGCTGCGACGTGGCCTGCACGCCGAAGAAATCACCATCCTGCCGCAAGGCGTGGGCGCGTACTGCGCCGCAGCGGCCCAGGATCCCCAACTGAATGAGGGCCGGGTCGGGTTGATTGATATTGGAACCAGGACCACAGAGCTCGTGTGCTTTAGCGATGGCCAATTCCTGGCGAAGTCGTCGGCCGGCCTGATCATTGGCGTCGGCGAAGTGTTTGCTCAGGTAGCCAATCGTCTGGCTCAACAACATAATCGACCCGTCGATGCCTACGAAGTAGACTGGGCGTTCCGTGGTATCCGGCCGCTTCGCATCAAGGGCGAAGTGATTCCAGCAAACATCATCGCGAACCTCATCCAACCCTGCATCAAGCCCCTGACCGAACGACTGTTTAATGAGATCACCCATTTGTGGGGAAACGGCGCTCCGAATGTGGATCGACTCGTCTTTTGTGGAGGCGGCGTCCCATTGGTGGAACCGTATCTCGGTGCCTATCGGCCCTCCTATCAAGTCTTAAAGGATAGTCAGTTTGCGAATGCCATGGGCTATCTCCAATACGCTCGATGGCAGGAAGCCCGGCACGGATACCACGAGGCAGCGTCCCCCGAGCGTACGGAGGCTTCTGCGAACGACAGTCGTGTAGGCGAAACAGAGGGAGCACCGATAGTGGGCACGCCTGCATGA
- a CDS encoding helix-turn-helix domain-containing protein, translating into MRIYVLALNEVFDTGLTTLLDTFGTANDLAESAGTPSARFDVTVVGVRPRVYTSHGLSVPVRSAGRLARPDVALVPALGAKMPDTLRIALERRDVTDAQTLLRRWSGSGALVGAACTGTFVLAGTSLLNGHRATTSWWLAPFFRERYPHVILDDSRMIVSSSRFVTGGAALAHLDLALWLVRRRSPALAALTARYLLVDPRPSQAAFMIPDHLAHSDPLVERFERWARRQLADGFSLSEAAHAAVTSERTLARRLQSVLGKSPLAYFQDLRVERAVHLLQTSTASVDQIAAQVGYADGVTLRTLIRRKIGRGVRELRVRD; encoded by the coding sequence ATGCGAATTTACGTGCTTGCTCTGAATGAAGTCTTCGACACCGGCTTAACTACGCTGCTCGACACGTTCGGAACGGCGAACGACCTGGCGGAATCCGCTGGAACACCTTCGGCACGTTTCGATGTGACGGTCGTGGGTGTCCGTCCCCGCGTATACACCAGTCACGGGCTGTCTGTGCCTGTACGGTCGGCGGGACGACTTGCGCGCCCGGATGTCGCGCTTGTGCCGGCGCTCGGGGCGAAGATGCCGGACACCTTGCGAATTGCGCTTGAACGGCGAGACGTCACGGACGCGCAAACACTCCTTCGTCGCTGGTCTGGCAGCGGCGCGCTTGTGGGTGCTGCGTGCACGGGAACATTTGTCCTTGCTGGCACGTCGCTGCTCAACGGCCATCGTGCGACGACATCATGGTGGCTCGCCCCGTTCTTTCGTGAACGGTACCCGCATGTCATACTCGACGACTCGCGAATGATTGTGAGTTCATCTCGGTTCGTCACCGGCGGCGCCGCGCTGGCACACCTCGATCTGGCATTATGGCTGGTGCGTCGCCGCAGTCCTGCGCTGGCGGCGCTGACCGCTCGCTACCTGCTGGTTGATCCGCGGCCCTCGCAGGCGGCGTTCATGATTCCCGACCATCTTGCGCACTCAGACCCGCTCGTCGAACGGTTCGAGCGATGGGCACGGCGACAGCTCGCTGATGGGTTCTCGCTCAGCGAAGCGGCTCACGCAGCCGTGACCAGTGAACGCACCCTGGCGCGTCGCCTGCAATCCGTGCTGGGCAAGTCCCCGCTAGCTTACTTTCAGGATCTTCGCGTCGAGCGCGCGGTGCATCTGCTACAAACGAGTACGGCCAGTGTTGATCAGATTGCCGCTCAGGTCGGCTATGCAGACGGAGTGACGCTGCGCACACTCATTCGTCGCAAGATCGGCCGCGGCGTACGCGAGCTACGTGTGCGCGACTGA
- a CDS encoding DUF5615 family PIN-like protein produces MKVKLDENLPARLVRLLAELGHDADTVPQEGLAGRPDADIWVAAQTAARFLITQDLDFSDIRRFAPGTHQGLLLVRLRAPGREVLARRVHAIFQTEPVETWKQAFVVVTDHKLRVRRPKAGEK; encoded by the coding sequence GTGAAGGTCAAACTGGACGAGAACCTCCCGGCCCGACTGGTCCGGCTGCTTGCCGAACTAGGACACGATGCCGATACGGTTCCGCAGGAAGGGTTGGCTGGAAGACCGGACGCCGACATCTGGGTTGCGGCTCAAACTGCAGCGCGTTTCCTCATCACACAAGACTTAGACTTTTCCGACATCCGCCGCTTCGCACCGGGCACGCACCAGGGACTCTTACTGGTACGACTTCGGGCTCCAGGTCGTGAAGTGCTCGCCCGGCGAGTACATGCTATATTCCAGACGGAGCCTGTCGAAACCTGGAAGCAAGCCTTTGTTGTAGTCACCGATCATAAGCTCCGAGTCCGACGCCCCAAAGCAGGAGAAAAGTAA
- a CDS encoding transglycosylase SLT domain-containing protein — protein sequence MKKQVVGCVLLVVTGVPSMSVAAPEQSPHLVNPFWYVNHPCVYHAATRYRLTPRILEAIVHVESKGNPYAVSVNEKGEGHTQGPLTYTEAKAVVQKLWKEGKNFDVGLTEINSIHMKTYRLDPVLLLDPCTNLYWGAFILRQKVNQFGEGWVAVGRYNGSRNVVGYSWKIFEALKVLDQVVHGKR from the coding sequence ATGAAAAAGCAGGTGGTTGGGTGTGTCTTATTGGTTGTGACAGGGGTGCCTTCAATGTCAGTCGCCGCTCCTGAGCAGTCTCCCCATTTGGTAAATCCTTTTTGGTACGTGAACCATCCGTGTGTGTATCACGCGGCTACTCGATACAGACTCACGCCGCGTATTCTCGAAGCCATTGTCCACGTTGAGTCGAAGGGGAATCCGTATGCTGTCTCCGTCAATGAAAAAGGGGAAGGACATACCCAGGGACCATTGACCTATACCGAGGCAAAAGCCGTGGTTCAGAAGTTGTGGAAGGAAGGCAAGAATTTTGATGTTGGTCTGACTGAGATTAATTCGATCCATATGAAGACCTATCGTCTCGACCCCGTCCTGCTTTTGGACCCATGCACAAATCTCTACTGGGGGGCCTTTATCCTTCGCCAAAAGGTCAATCAATTTGGCGAGGGATGGGTTGCCGTTGGACGGTACAACGGAAGTCGTAACGTGGTGGGCTATAGCTGGAAGATCTTTGAGGCGCTGAAAGTCCTCGACCAAGTTGTCCATGGCAAGCGATAG
- a CDS encoding HD domain-containing protein: MCNLHQWIPRWWGKAHPPIVQPVRTQINIDLDTIARNIWLPYNIDFIQESGDLSEKPVELDPAAIDDPEIIKEIRLSKEIEQAQLQAEQPPAPSTPSLPTKPNVVMQLVESIDVRPKLNLPVQAEGSSEIIRELILPNENILRTQGVLTQTLELARVIEQKGTCPSIVTIAPEKDSEYADLWAIRNTLAQVSMANHTLRVSQIALRLVREQYRDHQLLVPKVLITALGHDLGKIPDFRAAGIYSMGDHPMMSAVKLQEIFKGTDLPWFHEVIEAIKSHHRTSKEPLDVLLKRADGEARQYELAATKGNLVVKPWDEWCTVPEILQLIEPRINLLGRGNKWAALAMKDIVYVVPEVLLEAARHLSESKGVVDITLIRQSDYEGALRKMVAQFRDAHLLALDVGDGFYGRKFAIQTPKTGGVRRSYLVPIKIGAFAVSPGELEARKRGVLKIVSDVRLESA, from the coding sequence ATGTGTAATCTTCATCAGTGGATCCCTCGATGGTGGGGTAAAGCCCATCCTCCCATCGTTCAGCCTGTCCGGACGCAGATCAATATCGATCTCGATACGATCGCGAGGAACATTTGGCTTCCCTACAACATCGACTTTATTCAGGAGTCGGGCGATCTCAGCGAAAAGCCCGTCGAGCTCGATCCTGCGGCGATCGATGATCCTGAAATCATCAAAGAGATTCGATTGAGCAAAGAAATCGAACAGGCTCAGTTACAGGCCGAGCAGCCTCCCGCGCCTTCAACTCCCTCACTCCCAACCAAGCCGAATGTGGTTATGCAGCTTGTTGAGTCGATCGATGTTCGACCGAAACTGAATCTTCCTGTTCAGGCCGAAGGATCATCTGAAATCATTCGGGAACTGATTCTCCCAAACGAGAACATTCTTCGGACGCAAGGGGTGCTCACGCAAACGCTGGAACTAGCGAGGGTCATCGAGCAGAAAGGGACTTGTCCGTCGATTGTGACGATCGCTCCAGAAAAGGATTCGGAGTATGCCGATCTATGGGCCATTCGTAACACGCTGGCCCAGGTGTCCATGGCGAATCACACCCTACGTGTCTCACAGATTGCGTTGCGCCTTGTACGGGAGCAGTACCGAGATCACCAGCTCCTGGTGCCGAAGGTGCTGATTACTGCGTTGGGCCATGATCTCGGCAAGATCCCCGATTTCCGCGCTGCCGGCATCTATTCCATGGGAGACCATCCCATGATGTCTGCGGTGAAGTTGCAGGAAATATTCAAGGGGACGGATCTCCCTTGGTTCCATGAGGTGATTGAGGCGATCAAATCACATCATCGCACGAGCAAAGAGCCGCTCGATGTGTTATTGAAGCGAGCGGACGGGGAAGCGCGACAATATGAGTTGGCCGCCACCAAGGGGAATTTGGTTGTGAAGCCATGGGATGAGTGGTGCACGGTTCCGGAGATTCTGCAGCTCATTGAACCTCGGATCAACCTCCTCGGTCGCGGGAACAAATGGGCCGCCTTGGCCATGAAAGATATCGTCTACGTGGTGCCGGAAGTGCTGCTCGAAGCTGCTCGTCATCTCAGCGAATCGAAGGGGGTGGTGGACATCACCTTGATTCGTCAGTCTGATTATGAAGGGGCATTGCGAAAGATGGTAGCCCAGTTCCGGGACGCGCATCTTTTGGCGCTGGATGTGGGTGATGGTTTCTATGGGAGAAAGTTTGCCATTCAGACTCCCAAAACAGGCGGAGTCCGTCGATCGTATCTGGTCCCGATTAAGATTGGTGCCTTTGCGGTGTCTCCTGGCGAGCTCGAGGCGCGTAAGCGCGGGGTGCTCAAGATTGTGAGTGATGTGCGACTCGAGAGTGCGTAG
- a CDS encoding PilZ domain-containing protein has translation MGRTVEYQGYTIQSVPHHLADGEKWQLRIFISVDDHRGVRTSEFSADGLYMTEQEADIHGIAFGQRLIDGKVEGRSVMDMKTVDRRATPRLRVQFRTTFSASTKLEGMGVMLDLSTGGCRIESPVTVEPGVSLELRIYAPDVEWPLMVEAASVQWVCGQIFGLAFFRITETEQQRLGQVIRDLMEGGEERADRSV, from the coding sequence ATGGGAAGGACTGTCGAGTATCAGGGATACACAATTCAGTCCGTCCCGCATCATTTGGCAGACGGTGAGAAATGGCAGCTTCGCATCTTCATCTCCGTGGACGATCACCGGGGTGTCAGAACTTCTGAATTCTCAGCCGATGGCTTGTATATGACTGAGCAGGAAGCTGATATCCACGGGATTGCGTTTGGCCAACGCCTCATTGATGGGAAGGTGGAAGGCCGGTCCGTCATGGATATGAAGACTGTGGATCGCCGGGCTACGCCGCGCCTCCGTGTGCAATTCCGTACCACGTTTTCGGCCTCCACGAAGCTGGAAGGGATGGGCGTCATGCTTGATCTGTCTACGGGCGGATGTCGCATCGAGAGCCCGGTCACCGTGGAGCCGGGCGTATCGTTGGAGCTGCGTATCTATGCGCCAGACGTAGAATGGCCGCTCATGGTTGAGGCGGCAAGCGTGCAGTGGGTGTGCGGCCAGATATTCGGCCTGGCCTTCTTTCGGATCACGGAGACTGAGCAACAGCGCTTGGGGCAGGTGATCAGGGATCTGATGGAGGGCGGTGAGGAGAGGGCCGACCGCTCAGTCTAA
- a CDS encoding heavy metal-binding domain-containing protein, with protein MMKVLTIPYFPFRQYEPIDALTEFQTVGLASWRDWWAKYFDIVGGRARVYERPTMSAIQDATSRMKQEAKDLGADAIIGYSISVFPLNSKGMGMSQVLVCGTAVRFVSMPASKVASRTTRPGEEPTEQTIAEHSVPVEVFPGFSDLDIQVPSLDGVSRSSSIVK; from the coding sequence ATGATGAAGGTGCTGACAATTCCGTATTTCCCCTTTCGTCAATATGAACCGATCGATGCCTTAACAGAGTTCCAAACGGTAGGGCTGGCCTCTTGGCGAGATTGGTGGGCCAAGTACTTCGATATTGTTGGTGGGCGCGCTCGGGTCTATGAACGTCCGACCATGAGTGCCATCCAGGACGCGACCTCTCGGATGAAACAGGAGGCTAAGGATCTGGGTGCCGATGCCATCATCGGGTATTCGATTTCCGTGTTTCCGTTGAATTCAAAGGGGATGGGCATGTCTCAGGTTCTCGTCTGCGGAACGGCCGTACGATTCGTATCCATGCCGGCGTCGAAAGTGGCTTCGCGCACCACTCGACCGGGTGAGGAGCCGACTGAACAGACAATTGCCGAACACTCGGTTCCGGTCGAGGTGTTTCCAGGTTTTTCAGATCTGGATATCCAAGTGCCATCTCTCGACGGTGTCAGTAGGTCGTCCTCGATTGTGAAGTAA